The proteins below are encoded in one region of Haladaptatus sp. R4:
- the thsB gene encoding thermosome subunit beta, translating into MSQRMQGQPMIVMSEDSQRVKDKDAQEHNITAARAVADAVRSTLGPKGMDKMLVDSMGDVTITNDGVTILKEMDIDNPTAEMIIEVAETQEDEAGDGTTTAVAVTGELLKNAQDLLEQDIHPTAVIKGFHLASEKAREEIDNIADEVDTDDEDLLRKVAETSMTGKGAELNKEVLSQIIVDAVQAVTVEGTVDLEYVNIETQTGRSAGESELLEGAVIDKDPVHDNMPSSVEDAKVLLLNEAVEVEETDVDTEISINDPDQLKNFLDREEAQLKEKVDQIVDTGANVVFCQKGIDDLAQHYLAKQGILAVRRAKKSDIKFLREVLNTNIVSDLDSASSDDVAEGSVTRDDSDELFYVTGGEDSHGVTLLLRGSTDHIVDELERGITDALDVVAQTVSDGRIVSGGGAIEVELASRLRDYSDSVEGREQLAVEAFADSLELVPRVLAENAGLDSIDTLVDLRAEHEDGEKRAGLNVFSGNVEDTFEAGIVEPAHAKEQALSSATEAANLVLKIDDIISAGDLSTDKGGDEGGAPGGMGGMGGMGGMGGAM; encoded by the coding sequence ATGAGTCAGCGCATGCAAGGTCAGCCGATGATCGTAATGTCCGAGGACTCCCAGCGAGTCAAGGACAAGGACGCGCAGGAACACAACATCACTGCGGCGCGAGCGGTCGCGGACGCCGTCCGCTCCACACTCGGTCCGAAAGGGATGGACAAGATGCTCGTCGATTCGATGGGCGACGTGACCATCACGAACGACGGTGTCACCATCCTCAAGGAGATGGACATCGACAACCCGACGGCCGAGATGATCATCGAAGTCGCCGAAACCCAAGAGGACGAAGCGGGTGACGGGACGACGACGGCCGTCGCGGTGACGGGTGAACTCCTCAAGAACGCACAGGACCTTCTCGAACAGGACATCCACCCGACGGCGGTTATCAAAGGCTTCCACCTCGCAAGCGAGAAAGCACGCGAGGAGATCGACAACATCGCGGACGAGGTCGACACTGACGACGAGGACCTCCTTCGAAAAGTCGCCGAGACCAGCATGACCGGCAAAGGTGCCGAACTCAACAAGGAAGTCCTCAGCCAGATCATCGTCGACGCAGTGCAGGCCGTCACCGTCGAAGGGACGGTCGACCTCGAATACGTCAACATCGAGACCCAGACCGGCCGCTCGGCCGGCGAGTCCGAACTGCTCGAAGGCGCTGTCATCGACAAGGATCCCGTCCACGACAACATGCCAAGCTCCGTCGAGGACGCGAAAGTGCTCCTCCTCAACGAGGCCGTCGAAGTCGAGGAGACCGACGTCGACACCGAAATCTCGATCAACGACCCCGATCAGCTCAAGAACTTCCTCGACCGCGAGGAAGCACAGCTGAAGGAGAAGGTCGACCAGATCGTGGACACAGGTGCGAACGTCGTCTTCTGCCAGAAGGGCATCGACGACCTCGCACAGCACTACCTCGCGAAGCAGGGCATTCTCGCCGTCCGACGCGCGAAAAAGAGCGACATCAAGTTCCTCCGAGAGGTCCTCAACACGAACATCGTCTCGGACCTCGACAGCGCGTCCTCGGACGACGTCGCAGAAGGTAGCGTCACCCGCGACGACAGCGACGAGCTGTTCTACGTCACGGGCGGCGAGGACTCCCACGGTGTCACGCTCCTCCTCCGCGGTTCCACCGACCACATCGTTGACGAGCTCGAACGCGGCATCACGGACGCGCTGGACGTCGTCGCACAGACCGTCAGTGACGGCCGAATCGTCTCCGGTGGCGGTGCCATCGAAGTCGAACTCGCCTCCCGACTCCGCGACTACTCCGACAGCGTCGAGGGCCGCGAGCAGTTGGCCGTCGAAGCGTTCGCCGACTCGCTCGAACTCGTCCCGCGCGTTCTCGCCGAGAACGCCGGACTGGACTCCATCGACACGCTCGTCGACCTCCGCGCGGAACACGAGGACGGCGAGAAACGCGCCGGCCTGAACGTCTTCAGCGGCAACGTCGAAGACACGTTCGAGGCGGGCATCGTCGAGCCGGCTCACGCCAAGGAGCAGGCACTCTCCAGTGCAACCGAGGCCGCGAACCTCGTGCTCAAAATAGACGACATCATCTCCGCCGGCGACCTCTCCACCGACAAGGGTGGCGACGAAGGCGGCGCACCCGGCGGCATGGGTGGCATGGGCGGCATGGGTGGTATGGGCGGCGCGATGTAA
- a CDS encoding potassium channel family protein, with protein MEPASGDVEYEPRSVKEVLAEMKDTAELLIDLSYSAVLHGSDDIAEEVLALEGKMDVLQLQARMSLLMAARSPEDAEELAPVLGVVGAAEKIADAAGDIAKVVLEDIGLPQAMRATLPEAIETLVHVSVASSSSLAGQTLGGLNLETETGVRVIAIHRGGDWILNPHRDTDLRVDDRLLLRGSEDGVAEVYKQATGKEYQPPEPPEGGDTDLERAVDSIVLMKNMSELAVDLAYGSVLFDSTDVAEEVVELEAEVDALQSRFEAWTLQAAANADDPVSLRGLVHLANSTEVISDAAVEISEGVLRGLGTHPVVEYAVQESDEVIVRETVTYGSEFDGTTLGAERVETETGMRVIAVRRPPDDWVISPGPETEINAGDVLLAKGTRLGAERLEELSGSTQGE; from the coding sequence ATGGAACCCGCGAGCGGCGACGTGGAGTACGAACCACGGAGTGTGAAGGAGGTTTTGGCGGAGATGAAGGACACGGCGGAGCTTCTGATCGACCTCTCGTACTCCGCGGTCCTCCACGGCAGTGACGACATCGCCGAGGAGGTGCTCGCGCTCGAAGGGAAGATGGACGTGCTTCAGTTGCAGGCGCGGATGAGTCTACTCATGGCCGCCAGAAGTCCGGAGGATGCCGAGGAACTCGCACCCGTGCTCGGCGTCGTCGGAGCCGCGGAGAAGATTGCCGACGCGGCGGGCGATATCGCCAAGGTGGTGTTGGAGGATATCGGTCTCCCGCAGGCGATGCGGGCGACGCTTCCGGAAGCGATAGAGACGCTGGTGCACGTCTCGGTGGCGAGTTCGTCGTCGCTCGCGGGACAGACGCTCGGCGGGTTGAACCTCGAAACCGAGACGGGGGTTCGCGTCATCGCCATTCATCGCGGCGGCGACTGGATTCTGAACCCGCATCGGGACACCGACCTCCGGGTGGACGACCGACTGCTCCTACGCGGGTCGGAAGACGGCGTCGCGGAGGTGTACAAGCAAGCGACCGGAAAGGAGTATCAACCGCCGGAGCCGCCGGAAGGCGGAGATACGGACCTCGAACGCGCCGTCGATTCCATCGTGTTGATGAAGAACATGAGCGAGCTAGCGGTGGATTTGGCCTACGGGAGCGTCCTGTTCGACAGCACGGACGTGGCGGAGGAAGTCGTGGAACTCGAAGCCGAAGTGGACGCACTCCAGTCTCGGTTCGAGGCGTGGACGTTGCAGGCGGCGGCGAACGCGGACGATCCCGTTTCCTTGCGCGGTCTCGTCCACCTCGCAAACAGCACGGAAGTCATCAGCGACGCGGCGGTGGAAATCAGCGAGGGCGTGCTCCGTGGTCTTGGAACCCATCCGGTCGTGGAGTACGCAGTACAGGAGAGCGACGAGGTCATCGTCCGCGAGACGGTCACGTACGGGAGCGAGTTCGACGGCACGACGCTGGGAGCCGAGCGGGTCGAAACCGAGACGGGAATGCGCGTCATCGCGGTACGGCGCCCGCCGGACGATTGGGTCATCTCGCCCGGTCCGGAGACCGAAATCAACGCCGGGGACGTGCTCCTGGCGAAGGGAACGCGGTTGGGTGCGGAACGTCTCGAAGAGCTATCCGGCAGCACGCAAGGTGAGTAG
- a CDS encoding twin-arginine translocation signal domain-containing protein, which produces MREIERFVGSRRNFIKRAAIGATAASALPIVQAKEKRSSSEIYKQALKVQEETGDRAKFRKYLRNHGMSVATNDMTISVPVDSGTESGLSTQKLDKNDLEIGISLSTGCYHDEFYSKVTWNWGNNDWDDYGDDPKDNIAMSWKENSWYVPADQAWGSSYIANANDYDYSANGISMRYSDGKDMGLPGDTSGERWIAATLKKPSDEYNAGARQVWGVYNHCYAGGAIKSVSIGFGIVSATFDTSAKQWYKGTDENGNKLILSEADATVNCSGL; this is translated from the coding sequence ATGCGAGAAATTGAAAGGTTTGTAGGTAGTAGAAGAAATTTCATCAAGAGGGCTGCAATAGGAGCAACCGCTGCTTCTGCTCTTCCAATTGTTCAAGCAAAGGAAAAACGTAGTAGCAGCGAGATCTACAAACAGGCACTGAAAGTTCAAGAGGAGACAGGAGATCGAGCAAAATTCCGAAAATACCTCCGAAATCATGGGATGTCTGTTGCAACGAACGACATGACGATCTCGGTTCCCGTTGATTCGGGAACAGAAAGTGGTCTTTCGACTCAGAAGCTTGATAAAAACGACCTCGAAATCGGGATCTCTCTTTCGACCGGCTGTTACCACGACGAATTCTACTCAAAAGTGACGTGGAATTGGGGTAACAATGACTGGGACGATTATGGTGATGATCCGAAAGACAATATTGCGATGTCTTGGAAGGAAAACTCCTGGTACGTCCCAGCGGACCAGGCTTGGGGCAGTTCGTACATTGCAAATGCGAACGATTACGACTATAGCGCAAACGGAATTTCGATGCGATATTCCGATGGAAAGGACATGGGATTACCAGGCGACACTAGTGGTGAACGCTGGATTGCTGCGACCCTCAAAAAACCAAGCGACGAATACAATGCAGGAGCACGACAAGTATGGGGCGTCTATAACCACTGCTATGCTGGCGGTGCTATCAAATCCGTATCCATCGGGTTCGGAATCGTCAGCGCTACGTTTGACACGAGTGCCAAGCAATGGTACAAAGGAACAGATGAGAATGGGAATAAGCTCATATTGAGTGAAGCCGATGCCACGGTGAACTGCAGCGGACTATAA
- a CDS encoding ornithine cyclodeaminase family protein, whose amino-acid sequence METLLLNQDAVDENTQMPELIRAIEDAFAAYALGDAQMPAKSYIDLPQYNGDFRSMPAYLDADGWDAAGIKWVNVHPDNPDGFDLPTVMGTMIYSDPETAYPLAIMDGTELTMKRTGAAAAVATDYLAVEDATSMGLVGAGVQSYTQLEAISKIRPIEEVVISDLDEEAVADFIDYFDDEFDVRAGSISEAASCDILSTVTPVESPIVSADAVGEHTHINAMGADAEGKHEIADEVLLNAKLVIDDHAQTTHSGEINVPYNEGTLADDDIHGDIGDIVIGDLEGRTEDDGVTVFDSTGLAIQDVAAAHVVYEHANENDNGYPFDLLGV is encoded by the coding sequence ATGGAGACACTCCTGCTGAATCAGGATGCCGTAGACGAGAACACACAGATGCCCGAACTCATTCGGGCCATCGAGGACGCCTTCGCGGCCTACGCGCTCGGCGATGCGCAGATGCCCGCGAAATCCTACATCGACCTGCCGCAGTACAACGGCGACTTCCGGTCGATGCCCGCCTATTTGGATGCCGACGGCTGGGACGCGGCCGGAATCAAGTGGGTCAACGTCCACCCCGACAACCCGGACGGCTTCGACCTGCCGACCGTCATGGGGACGATGATTTACAGCGACCCCGAGACGGCGTACCCGCTCGCCATCATGGACGGGACGGAACTCACGATGAAGCGCACGGGCGCGGCCGCCGCCGTGGCGACGGACTACCTCGCCGTCGAGGACGCGACGAGCATGGGTCTGGTCGGCGCTGGCGTTCAGTCGTACACCCAGTTGGAAGCTATCTCGAAGATCCGCCCCATCGAGGAAGTCGTCATCAGCGACCTGGACGAGGAAGCGGTCGCGGACTTCATCGACTACTTCGACGACGAGTTCGACGTTCGCGCCGGATCGATTTCGGAAGCCGCGTCCTGTGACATCCTCTCGACCGTGACGCCGGTCGAATCCCCCATCGTCTCGGCCGACGCCGTCGGCGAGCACACCCACATCAACGCGATGGGCGCCGACGCGGAAGGCAAACACGAAATCGCGGACGAAGTGCTGTTGAACGCGAAACTCGTCATCGACGACCACGCCCAGACCACCCACTCGGGCGAGATCAACGTCCCGTACAACGAGGGAACCCTCGCGGACGACGACATCCACGGCGACATCGGCGACATCGTGATCGGCGACTTGGAGGGCCGCACCGAGGACGACGGCGTCACCGTCTTCGACAGCACCGGATTGGCGATTCAGGACGTTGCCGCCGCACACGTCGTCTACGAGCACGCGAACGAGAACGACAACGGCTACCCGTTCGACCTTCTCGGCGTCTGA